The genomic region CGCCCCTTTTCGACTGGCTGAACGTCGAGGAGAACGTCGCGTTCGGCCTCCGAATGCAGGGGATGGCGCGGGACAGCCAGCGGGCTACGGCGCTTCGCTATATCGAGATGGTCGGCCTCAAGGGTCAGGAGCGAAAGTTTCCTGCCGAGCTCTCCGGCGGCATGAAACAGAGAGTCCAGATCGCGCGCACGCTTGCCACCGATCCCGCGATCGTGTTCTTGGACGAGCCGTTTGCGGCGTTGGACGCTCAGACGAGGCGCATCCTCCAGCGGGAGATAGTGAACATATGGCTCAGGACCCAGAAAACCTTTGTCTATGTGACGCACGATATCCGTGAAGCCGTGCTGCTTGGCAAGCGCGTCGTGATAATGACCGCGGGGCCGGCTTCCAGGATCAAACGTGTGATCGAGGTGCGCATGGATTATCCCCGCGATGAACTCGCCCCGGACTTCGTCGACGCGTTCCGTCAGATCGAGCATGACATCGAAGAGGAGGTCTCGAGGGCATGGTCGGGAAACGGTACCCTTTCTACTCGGTAGCGAGCGTCGTGGCCATGATCGTTCTCTGGCAGCTTGCGTCGACCTACCTGATTGACCCTTTCTTTCTACCGGCGCCAACGGCCGTGGTGAAGGGGACCGGCGAGCTTCTCCGGGAGGGGATCCTCTTGAAG from Bacillota bacterium harbors:
- a CDS encoding ABC transporter ATP-binding protein, yielding MVPDSVALRLRGVSKTYRRGRGREERVLGEIDLSVHTGEFLVLVGPSGCGKSTLLKIMAGFTEPTSGVVETSDGQRVTGPSRDRGMVFQSLEAPLFDWLNVEENVAFGLRMQGMARDSQRATALRYIEMVGLKGQERKFPAELSGGMKQRVQIARTLATDPAIVFLDEPFAALDAQTRRILQREIVNIWLRTQKTFVYVTHDIREAVLLGKRVVIMTAGPASRIKRVIEVRMDYPRDELAPDFVDAFRQIEHDIEEEVSRAWSGNGTLSTR